A DNA window from Setaria viridis chromosome 2, Setaria_viridis_v4.0, whole genome shotgun sequence contains the following coding sequences:
- the LOC117843697 gene encoding type I inositol polyphosphate 5-phosphatase 2 isoform X3 gives MRGQRGKQSESFWPSIVMKKWLNIRPKLNDFSEDEFDTGSEDNGEKAIPPVRRLQRRKSESLRVNYISNKDVRVMTGTWNVAGIAPSDDLDLDQWLCTQEPADLYVLGFQEVVPLSAGNVLGAEDSRPVRKWEALIRQTLNRSQQPKTICKSYSAPLSPLLRPVASGDGHEYMKSKLEDEALGSLTQFRDWQTSTTELRCNWLYGTSSLDWPEYPLDTPSKVLVPGTGLRRVTSLGLFSTNFMEHPQGLELQSVDLQVGIRRQYHSSGNLSMLWSEQQEKLDLLNSLDCISDLTSEEDSPSVGTDEGCATLGKRESSKHRTNYVRIVSKQMVGIYVSVWVSRKLRRHVNNLEVSPVGVGLLGYMGNKGSISISMSLFQTRLCFVCSHLASGHKSGDQQKRNADVYEILQRTRFSSLCAAGRPQKIPSHEISFWSSRIFWFGDLNYRIDLLDAEVRHLVAMKRWDDLLKSDQLTKELISGSTFVGWKEGLINFPPTYKYERNSSRYVGEIHNEVEKRRTPAWCDRILWLGKGTKQLSYWSSDLSFSDHRPVSAIFLVEVEVFNQQKLERVLNFNPGSFQRGNIT, from the exons GAGAAAAGGCAATTCCTCCTGTACGAAGGCTTCAGAGAAGAAAATCAGAGAGTTTACGTGTTAACTACATCAGTAACAAAGATGTGAG GGTGATGACAGGAACATGGAATGTTGCTGGAATAGCGCCTAGTGATGACCTTGATCTTGATCAGTGGCTTTGTACCCAGGAGCCAGCAGATTTGTATGTTTTAGG TTTCCAGGAAGTGGTCCCATTAAGTGCTGGTAATGTCTTGGGAGCAGAGGACAGTAGACCAGTACGGAAATGGGAGGCTCTTATCCGCCAAACACTTAACAGGTCTCAGCAACCCAAGACAATCTGCAAAAGCTACAGTGCTCCCCTGTCACCATTACTAAGACCTGTTGCTTCAGGCGATGGACATGAATATATGAAATCCAAACTTGAAGATGAAGCGTTAGGAAGTTTAACTCAGTTTAGAGATTGGCAAACTAGTACAACTGAGCTTCGCTGCAACTGGTTGTATGGCACCAGCTCATTGGACTGGCCAGAATATCCGCTTGATACTCCATCAAAGGTTTTGGTACCAGGTACAGGGTTGAGGCGAGTGACGAGCTTAGGACTATTTAGCACCAACTTTATGGAACACCCTCAAGGTCTTGAGCTACAGAGTGTAGATTTGCAAGTTGGGATCAGAAGGCAGTATCATAGCTCGGGAAACCTTAGCATGCTATGGTCTGAACAGCAGGAGAAGCTTGATTTATTAAATTCGCTTGATTGCATATCTGATTTGACATCAGAAGAAGACTCACCTTCTGTTGGTACTGACGAGGGATGTGCTACTCTTGGGAAAAGAGAATCTTCAAAGCATCGTACAAACTATGTGCGCATTGTTAGTAAACAAATGGTTGGTATATATGTTTCTGTATGGGTTTCTCGAAAACTGAGGCGACATGTTAACAACTTGGAGGTATCACCAGTTGGGGTTGGACTCCTGGGCTACATGGGCAACAAG ggatcgatttccatCAGCATGTCTCTTTTCCAGACTCGATTGTGCTTTGTCTGCTCCCATCTCGCATCTGGTCATAAATCAGGGGATCAACAGAAAAGGAATGCTGATGTATATGAAATTTTACAAAGAACAAGGTTTTCTTCCTTGTGTGCTGCTGGTCGGCCACAAAAGATTCCTTCACATGA AATTTCATTTTGGAGCAGTCGAATTTTCTGGTTTGGGGATCTTAACTATCGCATTGACCTGCTGGATGCTGAAGTACGACATCTGGTGGCTATGAAGAGGTGGGATGATCTCTTGAAGTCTGATCAG CTAACAAAGGAGCTAATAAGTGGGAGTACTTTTGTTGGTTGGAAGGAAGGTTTGATTAACTTTCCACCAACTTACAAGTATGAAAGAAATTCAAGCAGATATGTTGGTGAGATTCATAATGAAGTGGAGAAAAGAAGAACTCCAGCATG GTGCGATCGCATACTGTGGCTGGGGAAGGGTACCAAGCAGCTCTCGTATTGGAGCTCGGATTTGAGCTTTTCAGATCATCGGCCAGTCAGCGCCATCTTCTTGGTTGAAGTCGAGGTGTTCAATCAGCAAAAACTTGAAAGGGTCTTGAACTTCAATCCTGGATCGTTTCAAAGGGGTAACATAACATGA
- the LOC117843699 gene encoding uncharacterized protein, protein MAAAGDEPETVEVTLRAVGPSRPTTIRLPPLLSVSELRRRVARDRRLEATEEGRLRLVLRGRPLPHQDDAHVNFRDGDTLIVAVAPKPPAKHLLDNDDDEEEEEELKFKIPQTTTLWKRKIFMFLRDKLRLPDIILMGLFSLSMKAWIIIAMWFLFAPIAQHYNLGPLYILGTGFLIILLNLGRRQQGDVSAYSIFNEDFRELPGTLNADRIDRDIRAGQF, encoded by the exons AtggctgccgccggcgacgagccggAGACAGTGGAGGTGACGCTGCGCGCCGTCGGTCCGTCCCGCCCCACCAccatccgcctccctcctcttctctcg GTCTCCGAGCttcgccgccgcgtcgcgcgCGACCGCCGTCTCGAAGCCACAGAAGAGGGCCGCCTCCGCCTGGTCCTGCGGGGGAGGCCGCTCCCGCACCAAGACGACGCCCATGTCAACTTCCGCGATGGGG ATACACTAATAGTAGCCGTGGCCCCTAAGCCGCCTGCTAAGCATCTCCTTGACAAtgacgatgatgaggaggaagaggaagaactG AAGTTCAAAATACCACAAACGACAACCTTGTGGAAGAGGAAAATCTTCATGTTCCTACGAGACAAATTGAGATTACCTG ATATCATTTTGATGGGGCTGTTTTCGCTCAGTATGAAGGCATGGATTATTATTGCAATGTGGTTCCTATTTGCACCTATAGCTCAACACTATAACCTTGGACCTCTATAT ATACTTGGTACCGGTTTCTTGATCATACTTCTTAATCTTGGAAGACGACAACAAGGTGATGTTAG TGCATACTCTATATTCAATGAAGACTTCAGGGAGCTACCAGGAACACTTAATGCAGATCGCATAGATAGAGATATCCGAGCAGGTCAATTTTGA
- the LOC117843697 gene encoding type I inositol polyphosphate 5-phosphatase 2 isoform X5 gives MTGTWNVAGIAPSDDLDLDQWLCTQEPADLYVLGFQEVVPLSAGNVLGAEDSRPVRKWEALIRQTLNRSQQPKTICKSYSAPLSPLLRPVASGDGHEYMKSKLEDEALGSLTQFRDWQTSTTELRCNWLYGTSSLDWPEYPLDTPSKVLVPGTGLRRVTSLGLFSTNFMEHPQGLELQSVDLQVGIRRQYHSSGNLSMLWSEQQEKLDLLNSLDCISDLTSEEDSPSVGTDEGCATLGKRESSKHRTNYVRIVSKQMVGIYVSVWVSRKLRRHVNNLEVSPVGVGLLGYMGNKGSISISMSLFQTRLCFVCSHLASGHKSGDQQKRNADVYEILQRTRFSSLCAAGRPQKIPSHEISFWSSRIFWFGDLNYRIDLLDAEVRHLVAMKRWDDLLKSDQLTKELISGSTFVGWKEGLINFPPTYKYERNSSRYVGEIHNEVEKRRTPAWCDRILWLGKGTKQLSYWSSDLSFSDHRPVSAIFLVEVEVFNQQKLERVLNFNPGSFQRGNIT, from the exons ATGACAGGAACATGGAATGTTGCTGGAATAGCGCCTAGTGATGACCTTGATCTTGATCAGTGGCTTTGTACCCAGGAGCCAGCAGATTTGTATGTTTTAGG TTTCCAGGAAGTGGTCCCATTAAGTGCTGGTAATGTCTTGGGAGCAGAGGACAGTAGACCAGTACGGAAATGGGAGGCTCTTATCCGCCAAACACTTAACAGGTCTCAGCAACCCAAGACAATCTGCAAAAGCTACAGTGCTCCCCTGTCACCATTACTAAGACCTGTTGCTTCAGGCGATGGACATGAATATATGAAATCCAAACTTGAAGATGAAGCGTTAGGAAGTTTAACTCAGTTTAGAGATTGGCAAACTAGTACAACTGAGCTTCGCTGCAACTGGTTGTATGGCACCAGCTCATTGGACTGGCCAGAATATCCGCTTGATACTCCATCAAAGGTTTTGGTACCAGGTACAGGGTTGAGGCGAGTGACGAGCTTAGGACTATTTAGCACCAACTTTATGGAACACCCTCAAGGTCTTGAGCTACAGAGTGTAGATTTGCAAGTTGGGATCAGAAGGCAGTATCATAGCTCGGGAAACCTTAGCATGCTATGGTCTGAACAGCAGGAGAAGCTTGATTTATTAAATTCGCTTGATTGCATATCTGATTTGACATCAGAAGAAGACTCACCTTCTGTTGGTACTGACGAGGGATGTGCTACTCTTGGGAAAAGAGAATCTTCAAAGCATCGTACAAACTATGTGCGCATTGTTAGTAAACAAATGGTTGGTATATATGTTTCTGTATGGGTTTCTCGAAAACTGAGGCGACATGTTAACAACTTGGAGGTATCACCAGTTGGGGTTGGACTCCTGGGCTACATGGGCAACAAG ggatcgatttccatCAGCATGTCTCTTTTCCAGACTCGATTGTGCTTTGTCTGCTCCCATCTCGCATCTGGTCATAAATCAGGGGATCAACAGAAAAGGAATGCTGATGTATATGAAATTTTACAAAGAACAAGGTTTTCTTCCTTGTGTGCTGCTGGTCGGCCACAAAAGATTCCTTCACATGA AATTTCATTTTGGAGCAGTCGAATTTTCTGGTTTGGGGATCTTAACTATCGCATTGACCTGCTGGATGCTGAAGTACGACATCTGGTGGCTATGAAGAGGTGGGATGATCTCTTGAAGTCTGATCAG CTAACAAAGGAGCTAATAAGTGGGAGTACTTTTGTTGGTTGGAAGGAAGGTTTGATTAACTTTCCACCAACTTACAAGTATGAAAGAAATTCAAGCAGATATGTTGGTGAGATTCATAATGAAGTGGAGAAAAGAAGAACTCCAGCATG GTGCGATCGCATACTGTGGCTGGGGAAGGGTACCAAGCAGCTCTCGTATTGGAGCTCGGATTTGAGCTTTTCAGATCATCGGCCAGTCAGCGCCATCTTCTTGGTTGAAGTCGAGGTGTTCAATCAGCAAAAACTTGAAAGGGTCTTGAACTTCAATCCTGGATCGTTTCAAAGGGGTAACATAACATGA
- the LOC117843697 gene encoding type I inositol polyphosphate 5-phosphatase 2 isoform X4 — translation MISVKTSLIQGAKIMEKRQFLLYEGFREENQRVYVLTTSVTKMVMTGTWNVAGIAPSDDLDLDQWLCTQEPADLYVLGFQEVVPLSAGNVLGAEDSRPVRKWEALIRQTLNRSQQPKTICKSYSAPLSPLLRPVASGDGHEYMKSKLEDEALGSLTQFRDWQTSTTELRCNWLYGTSSLDWPEYPLDTPSKVLVPGTGLRRVTSLGLFSTNFMEHPQGLELQSVDLQVGIRRQYHSSGNLSMLWSEQQEKLDLLNSLDCISDLTSEEDSPSVGTDEGCATLGKRESSKHRTNYVRIVSKQMVGIYVSVWVSRKLRRHVNNLEVSPVGVGLLGYMGNKGSISISMSLFQTRLCFVCSHLASGHKSGDQQKRNADVYEILQRTRFSSLCAAGRPQKIPSHEISFWSSRIFWFGDLNYRIDLLDAEVRHLVAMKRWDDLLKSDQLTKELISGSTFVGWKEGLINFPPTYKYERNSSRYVGEIHNEVEKRRTPAWCDRILWLGKGTKQLSYWSSDLSFSDHRPVSAIFLVEVEVFNQQKLERVLNFNPGSFQRGNIT, via the exons GAGAAAAGGCAATTCCTCCTGTACGAAGGCTTCAGAGAAGAAAATCAGAGAGTTTACGTGTTAACTACATCAGTAACAAAGAT GGTGATGACAGGAACATGGAATGTTGCTGGAATAGCGCCTAGTGATGACCTTGATCTTGATCAGTGGCTTTGTACCCAGGAGCCAGCAGATTTGTATGTTTTAGG TTTCCAGGAAGTGGTCCCATTAAGTGCTGGTAATGTCTTGGGAGCAGAGGACAGTAGACCAGTACGGAAATGGGAGGCTCTTATCCGCCAAACACTTAACAGGTCTCAGCAACCCAAGACAATCTGCAAAAGCTACAGTGCTCCCCTGTCACCATTACTAAGACCTGTTGCTTCAGGCGATGGACATGAATATATGAAATCCAAACTTGAAGATGAAGCGTTAGGAAGTTTAACTCAGTTTAGAGATTGGCAAACTAGTACAACTGAGCTTCGCTGCAACTGGTTGTATGGCACCAGCTCATTGGACTGGCCAGAATATCCGCTTGATACTCCATCAAAGGTTTTGGTACCAGGTACAGGGTTGAGGCGAGTGACGAGCTTAGGACTATTTAGCACCAACTTTATGGAACACCCTCAAGGTCTTGAGCTACAGAGTGTAGATTTGCAAGTTGGGATCAGAAGGCAGTATCATAGCTCGGGAAACCTTAGCATGCTATGGTCTGAACAGCAGGAGAAGCTTGATTTATTAAATTCGCTTGATTGCATATCTGATTTGACATCAGAAGAAGACTCACCTTCTGTTGGTACTGACGAGGGATGTGCTACTCTTGGGAAAAGAGAATCTTCAAAGCATCGTACAAACTATGTGCGCATTGTTAGTAAACAAATGGTTGGTATATATGTTTCTGTATGGGTTTCTCGAAAACTGAGGCGACATGTTAACAACTTGGAGGTATCACCAGTTGGGGTTGGACTCCTGGGCTACATGGGCAACAAG ggatcgatttccatCAGCATGTCTCTTTTCCAGACTCGATTGTGCTTTGTCTGCTCCCATCTCGCATCTGGTCATAAATCAGGGGATCAACAGAAAAGGAATGCTGATGTATATGAAATTTTACAAAGAACAAGGTTTTCTTCCTTGTGTGCTGCTGGTCGGCCACAAAAGATTCCTTCACATGA AATTTCATTTTGGAGCAGTCGAATTTTCTGGTTTGGGGATCTTAACTATCGCATTGACCTGCTGGATGCTGAAGTACGACATCTGGTGGCTATGAAGAGGTGGGATGATCTCTTGAAGTCTGATCAG CTAACAAAGGAGCTAATAAGTGGGAGTACTTTTGTTGGTTGGAAGGAAGGTTTGATTAACTTTCCACCAACTTACAAGTATGAAAGAAATTCAAGCAGATATGTTGGTGAGATTCATAATGAAGTGGAGAAAAGAAGAACTCCAGCATG GTGCGATCGCATACTGTGGCTGGGGAAGGGTACCAAGCAGCTCTCGTATTGGAGCTCGGATTTGAGCTTTTCAGATCATCGGCCAGTCAGCGCCATCTTCTTGGTTGAAGTCGAGGTGTTCAATCAGCAAAAACTTGAAAGGGTCTTGAACTTCAATCCTGGATCGTTTCAAAGGGGTAACATAACATGA
- the LOC117845524 gene encoding cysteine-rich receptor-like protein kinase 44, producing the protein MGRRPRRREPPASNHTHGPTEAVREERVTEGVRPAGKKLRCERSGFGKAFKLEVLRESTDGFSDERLLGEGGFGRVYKARLQNGDMIAVKKFTSTILGINDTQFENEASHLMRLKHPNIVQLVGYCSHTEMVPVVHEGSYVLAEKRERLICLEYLPHGSLHGHLSDESSGLDWDTRYKIIEGICYGLHYLHEKWQAGTPIIHMDLKPKNILLDDNMVPKIADFGLSRLFGVEQTQACTTSQFGTIGYMAPEYRDKGLITKKLDIFSLGVIIIEIMTGRRDYPDEIETSSQEFIELVLKNWRNRLEKAQRYTSGISPFPSSHREIDYLQIRRCIQIGLACVKHDLAKRPTALKIMNMLHGLEGPEEEVRAASTRRIDPTKRHRDCLLEVDDSEPRSLMLDDMKSKVAKLTEKGGLLNAEAIEKLVHLLQLDQTEEKMDVSDRVKLADVIAATENPVWLDRLVQSRGLLVLNSWVDEAHQKEADKPMQELLLALLRALAILPINLSALQSCSIGKSVNHLRSHRNLEIQKKAKSLVEDWKRRVDTEMKSSDVWIRK; encoded by the exons ATggggcgacggccgcggcgaaGAGAGCCGCCGGCGAGCAACCACACGCACGGACCAACTGAGGCTGTACGTGAAGAAAGGGTGACCGAGGGGGTGAGACCCGCCGGAAAGAAACTTCGCTGCGAGCGTA GTGGTTTTGGTAAGGCATTTAAGCTAGAAGTTTTGAGAGAGTCCACAGACGGTTTCTCTGACGAGAGACTACTTGGTGAAGGTGGTTTTGGGAGGGTCTATAAG GCACGGCTACAGAATGGGGATATGATTGCTGTGAAGAAGTTTACATCGACAATTCTAGGAATTAACGATACACAATTTGAGAATGAAGCCAGTCATCTTATGAGGCTTAAACACCCAAATATAGTGCAACTTGTAGGCTATTGTTCTCACACAGAGATGGTACCGGTAGTGCACGAGGGGTCATACGTTTTAGCTGAGAAGCGAGAACGGTTGATTTGCTTGGAGTACCTGCCTCATGGAAGCCTTCATGGGCATCTTTCAG ATGAATCTTCTGGGCTTGATTGGGACACACGCTACAAAATTATTGAGGGTATTTGCTATGGTTTGCATTATCTTCATGAGAAGTGGCAAGCTGGGACCCCTATTATTCACATGGATCTTAAACCGAAGAACATATTGCTCGATGACAATATGGTGCCAAAAATTGCAGACTTTGGTTTGTCGAGGCTCTTTGGTGTCGAGCAAACTCAAGCTTGCACTACAAGTCAGTTTGGAACAAT CGGTTACATGGCGCCAGAATACCGTGACAAAGGTTTAATCACAAAAAAGTTAGACATATTCAGTTTGGGTGTGATAATCATAGAGATAATGACAGGGCGAAGGGACTACCCAGATGAGATTGAAACATCATCCCAGGAATTTATTGAGCTC GTGCTTAAGAATTGGAGAAATAGACTAGAAAAGGCACAGAGATATACATCAGGCATTTCCCCCTTTCCTTCTTCCCACAGAGAAATTGATTACCTACAAATAAGAAGATGCATTCAGATTGGTCTAGCTTGCGTGAAACATGATCTGGCGAAAAGGCCAACAGCACTCAAAATTATGAACATGCTTCATGGATTGGAAGGTCCAGAAGAG GAGGTAAGAGCTGCTTCAACTAGAAGAATTGATCCAACTAAGCGGCATCGAGATTGTCTGCTTGAGGTCGATGACAGTGAACCTAGAAGTTTAATGTTGGACGATATGAAGTCTAAAGTAGCAAAGTTGACAGAAAAAGGTGGACTTCTGAATGCAGAAGCAATTGAGAAGCTAGTACATCTTCTGCAACTTGATCAAACTGAGGAAAAGATGGATGTTTCTGATCGGGTTAAACTTGCTGATGTTATTGCTGCTACAGAAAATCCTGTTTGGCTAGACAGACTTGTTCAATCAAGGGGCCTTTTGGTGTTAAATAGTTGGGTAGACGAGGCTCACCAAAAAGAAGCTGATAAGCCTATGCAGGAACTTCTCCTTGCCCTGCTTCGTGCCCTAGCTATATTGCCTATCAATCTCAGTGCATTGCAAAGCTGTAGTATTGGGAAATCTGTCAATCATCTGCGCAGCCATAGAAATTTGGAGATTCAGAAGAAGGCTAAGAGTCTTGTTGAGGATTGGAAGAGACGTGTGGATACTGAAATGAAGTCAAGTGACGTGTGGATACGGAAATGA